One genomic window of Gavia stellata isolate bGavSte3 chromosome 7, bGavSte3.hap2, whole genome shotgun sequence includes the following:
- the NKX2-8 gene encoding homeobox protein Nkx-2.8: protein MATSGRISFTVRSILDLPEQDANSIKQASDQHHSAENYTGSPYRGWIETDRNNYPSSDESGPELSLPDSTQRSLPARGSEAEEKKKKRRVLFSKAQTLELERRFRQQRYLSAPEREQLARLLSLTPTQVKIWFQNHRYKMKRARSEGAGSPPPRPPALLRRVVVPVLVRDGEPCRGCPASPPPPAARPKLGCALAGCSAQAALALQGYRACPPASAAALGVFPAYQHLAHPAVVSWGW from the exons ATGGCCACATCTGGCAGGATCAGTTTTACAGTGAGGAGCATTTTGGATTTACCAGAGCAGGATGCTAATAGCATAAAGCAAGCCTCTGACCAACACCACTCAGCGGAGAACTACACCGGCTCGCCGTACCGAGGGTGGATAGAAACAGACAGAAATAATTATCCCT CTTCCGACGAGAGCGGCCCGGAGCTGAGCTTGCCCGACTCCACCCAAAGGTCGCTCCCCGCCCGCGGCTCGGAGGCcgaggagaagaagaagaagcggCGGGTGCTCTTCTCCAAGGCGCAGACGCTGGAGCTGGAGCGGCGGTTCCGGCAGCAGCGGTACCTCTCGGCGCCGGAGCGGGAGCAGCTGGCCCGGCTGCTCAGCCTCACGCCCACCCAGGTGAAGATCTGGTTCCAAAACCACCGCTACAAGATGAAGCGTGCGCGGAGCGAGggcgccggcagccccccgccgcgcccgcccgccctgcTGCGCCGGGTGGTGGTGCCGGTGCTGGTGCGGGACGGGGAGCCCTGCCGCGGctgccccgccagccccccgccgcccgccgcccgccccaaGCTGGGCTGCGCGCTGGCGGGCTGCAGCGCCCAGGCCGCCCTCGCCCTGCAGGGCTACCGCGCCTGCCcgcccgcctccgccgccgccctcgGCGTCTTCCCCGCTTACCAGCACTTAGCGCACCCCGCCGTCGTCTCCTGGGGATGGTGA